TGTCGAAGAGCCACTGCCACACGGTCAGCGAGGCGACGACCGGCATCGCCCACGCGAGCAGCAGCCCGGTCTGGGCGAGCAGCCGCACACCGCGCGACATCGACCGCATCACCAGCGCGAGCCCGACGCCGAGCAGCATCGTGAGCGTCGCGTTGACCAGGCAGAACGCGATGGTGCGGCCGGTGACGCGCCACAGGTACGCGTCGGTGAGCAGGGCGCGGTAGTTGTCCAGCCCGACCCACTCCGGGGCCCGGCCGAACTGCTGGGCCAGCCCGAACTCCTGGAACGACAGCACCAGCTGGCGCACCAGCGGGTAACCCAGTGCGAGCGCGAGGGCGAGCACCGCCGGGGCCAGCAGGACGTACGGCAGCGGGTCGCGGTGGCGCGGTGCGGTCGGGCGCACGGTGGCCTCCTCTCGCGGCCGGGCCGGGCGGACGCCCGGTCGGTGCTCGGTCTCGGTGCTCATCCGGTCCTCATCATCGCGTGGGCAGGCCTCGGCGGGGGCAGCGGTCGCGCCGCCCCCGCCGGGGCCGATCGGTGGGTCAGCCGTTCAGCTGGCCGCTCATCTGCTCGTCGGCCTTCGTCGCCAGGTCGGTGACGTCGCCGCCCTGGGCGATCGCGCTGAAGAGGTCCTCCAGCACCCGCGAGCCCTCGACGTTGGCCCAGCCGGGCGCGGCCGGCGTGAGCTTGGCGTTGGACGCGGCCTCGATCGTCGCGGCGGCGTAGTCGTCGTCGCCGAGCAGGGAGGCGAGCGACTCCTTGGCCGGCGTGAGGCCGGCCTCGGCCAGGATCGTCTGGTAGTCGTCGCTGAGCATCAGCGCGACGGCGTCCTGCGCGAGGTCCTGGTTGGGCGACTTCGCGGCGATCGCGATGTCGGAGCCGCCGAGCAGCACCGGCGCCGGGGAGCCGTCCGCGCCGGGCAGCGCGAAGACGCCCATCTGCTTGGCGAACGTGTCCGGGCAGCCGGTGTCCTCCGCCTCGATCAGGCCCTTGACCCAGCCCGGTGTCGACATCATGCCGACCTCGCCGGCGCAGAACGGCGTCCACGGGTCGGCCTCGTTGCCGTCCTTGGGCGCGCCGGAGGCCTTCTCGAAGAGCTCCTGGGCCATCTCGAGGCCGGCGACCGACTCGGGCGAGCTCAGCGCGGGCGTCCACTCCCCGCCGTCCTCGGTCGCGAGGTCGCCGCCGGCGGCCCAGACGAACGCGGCGCCGTTGCGCCAGTCCTGCCCGGGGAACCAGAAGCCGGAGAAGTTGGCCGGCTTCGGGTTGGCCTCCTTGAGCGCGACGGCCGTCTGGACGAACTCGTCGAGCGTCGTGGGGACCTCGAGCCCGGCCTCCTCGAGCAGGTCCTTGCGGTAGAAGATGTACTTCGAGCCCGCGTAGTAGGGCACCGCGTAGGTCGCGCCGTCGACGGTGGCGCCGTCCACGAAGCCGGGCAGCAGGTCGTCGCCGCCGAGGTCGCCGAGGTCGTCGGTGAGGTCGGCGAACGCGCCGGCCGAGGTGAAGGTCGGCGCCTGCGTGTTGCCGATCTCGACGACGTCGGGGGTCTCGGACTCGCTGGACAGCGAGGTGGTCAGCTTCTCGACCAGCCCGTCCCACTCCTGCTGCTCGATGGTCAGCGTCGAGCCGGGGTGGTCGTCCTCGAAGGTCTTCTTCAGCCAGTCCCGCGCCTCCTGCGGGGTGTCCGTGCCGTTGAGCCAGACCCGGATGTCGGCCGACTCCGGGCCGCCGTCACCGCCCGACGGGTCGTCGTCGCTGCCGCACGCGGCCAGCGACGTGACGGCGAGCGCGGTGACCGCCAGTCCGGTCAGCGTCTTCTTGATGCGCACCACGGGTGTCCTCTCGGTGGGTGGGGTGGAGGGTCGGGCGCTCACGAGACGCCCAGCTCGCCGGCCAGGACCAGGACCGCCGCACCGACGACGACGACGTCCTCGCCCAGCTTGGAGGTGCGGACGGTCAGGCCGGCCGAGCTGATCGGCATGGTCCGTTCGCGGATGGTCCGGTCCGCTGCGTCGAGCAGCGGTCCGTCGAGCAGCTCGGTGGGGCCGGACAGCACGACCTCGTGGAGGTTGAGCACGGCCACGATGGGGGCGAGGACCTCGCCCAGGCGGGTGCCGACCGCGGCCAGCACGGCGGCACCGTCGACGCCCGGCGCGGACGTACGCCGCCGCAGCCGCGGCGCGGACAGCACCGTCTCCAGGCAGCCGGTGCGCGAGCAGGCGCACGGGTCGCCGGACGGGTCGACCACGACGTGGCCGATCTCGCCGGCGGCGCCGAGGTGGCCGTGCAGCAACGAGCCGCCCACGACGAGCCCGGCGCCGACGCCGGTGCCGACCCGGATGACCATCAGGCCGCCGTCGCCGGAGTCGCCGAACGTGTGCTCGCCGAGGACGGCGGTGTTGGCGTCGTTGGCGACGTAGACGGGCAGGTCGAGCTCGGCGTCGAGGCGCGCCGCCAACGGCAGGTCGGTCCACGCCAGGTTGGGCGCGTCGACCACGGTGCCGGCGCTGTCGACGATGCCCGGGCTGCCGACGCCGATGCCCAGCACCGGCCGGTCGGTCATGGCCCGCAGCGCGGTGGCCAGCTCGACCACGAGGCGTACGGCCTCCTCCCCCACCGCCCCGTCGACGTGGACGGTGTGGTGCGAGAGCACGGTGCCGGCGAGGTTGACGACGGCGCCGGTCATCCGGTCGGTCTCGGAGAGGTCGAGCGCGATGACGTGGCTGGAGTCCGCCGCCAGGCCGACGAGCGTGGGGGGCTTGCCGACCCGGCTCTCGGCGGGGGCTCCGAGCTCGGTGACCAGCCCGTCGGCGACCATCTCGCCGACGAGGTCCGAGACCGTCACGCGGGTCAGCCCGCTCGCCCGGGCGAGGTCGGCGCGGCTGGCCGGCCCCTCCCGGAACAGCTGCTGGAGCAGCAGCGAGCGGTGGTGGCGGCGGGCGTCCTCCTGCAGGAGCTTGCCCTGGGGCCGGAGCGGGCGGCCGACCGGTGTGTGCGGGGTCACATTAGTTAGTTCAGCGCACTTACTTATGCCGGTCAAGGTTTGGCAGGCTACTGGCGCGAGCGGTCCAGACCACCCCCGGTCACTGGCTGGAGCGGTGTCCCACCCACGTTCCTGGCGCCGAAAGGGTGGGTGGGACACCGCTCCCGGGCGCGGCGCCGTACGCCACGCCCCTGGGCGGTGCCGGAGCCACATTCCTGGCGCCGAGAGTGTGGGTTGGACACCGCTCGGGCGGGCAGGCGGGACCCGGCGTACGTCAGCCGAGCAGCGCGGCGGTGTTGTCCCAGCACACCGCGCGCAGCCACTCCTCCCCCAGGTCGAGCCGGGCGAGCGCGTCGAGCTGGACGGCGTAGGGGTAGGGGATGTTCGGGAAGTCGCTGCCGAGGTGGACCCTGCCCGCCAGGCCGAGGTCGCGCACCCGCGGCAGCAGGTCGGGCGGGTACGCGCCGCCCATCTCCTCGAAGAACGGCGTGAACGCCATCGTGGTGTCGAGCGCGACCCGCTCGTGGTCCTCGGCGAGCGCGAGGAACTCGGCGTACTCCGGCGCGCCGGCGTGGGCGACGACCAGCCGCAGCCGGGGGTGGCGGCGCAGCAGGTCGGCCACGGGCGCCGGCCCCGTGTGCTCGGTCGGCACCGGGCCGCTGCCCGCGTGGAGCACGACGGGTGCGCCGGTGTCGGCGAGGATCCCCCACGCCTCGTCGAGCAGCGGGTCGGTGACGGTGAAGGCGCCGACCTGGACGTGCACCTTCCAGACCTCGACGCGGCCCGGGCCGGGATCCGAGCGCGCGGCGACGTACGCCTCGACGCCGGGCTCGGGGAAGAAGGTGCCGCAGACCGCGGCCTCGGGCACCCGGGCGGCGAAGCCGGCGGCCCAGTCGTTGAGGAACTCGGCCATGTCGGGCTTGTGGGCGTAGGGCAGCGCGGTGAAGCGGCGCACACCGAAGGACCGCAGCACCTCGACCAGGGCGTCGTCCTCGTCGCGGTAGTGCAGCGGCCAGGGCCGCCCGATCAGCGGGCCGGCGGAGTCGAACTGCGCGCGCACCTTGGCCATCACCCGCGGCGGCAGGAAGTGGGTGTGCAGGTCCTGCAGGCCGGGGAGCCCGAGGTCCTCGGCGAACGCGCGCGGGTCGGTCACGCCGTCAGTCCCGGTGCCCCTTGAGCCGGCGCTGGACCGCCTCGACCTTCTCGCGGTTGGCCTGCCGCTCGGCGAGGGTGTGCCGCTTGTCGTAGGCCTTCTTGCCCTTGGCGAGCGCGATCTCGACCTTGGCGCGCCCGTCCTTGAAGTAGAGCGAGAGCGGGACGATCGTGTAGCCCTTGTCGGTGATCTTGCGCTCGATCTTGTCGATCTCCGAGCGGTTGAGCAGCAGCTTGCGGCGGCGGCGCGCGGCGTGGTTGGTCCACGTGCCCTGGCTGTACTCCGGGATGTGCACGCCGAGCAGCCAGGCCTCCCCGCCGTCGATCTCGGCGAACCCGTCGACCAGCGAGGCACGGCCCTGGCGCAGCGACTTGACCTCGGTCCCCATCAGGACGAGCCCGGCCTCCCAGGTGTCCTCGATGTGGTAGTCGTGGCGCGCCTTCTTGTTCTGCGCGACCATCTTCTGGCCCTGCTCCTTCGCCATGGACCCATTCTCTCAGGAGGTGTCCAATCGATAGAGGAGAGGTTTCGTGACGCGAGCACGTCGTCCTTCGCTTCGCTCAGGTCGACGCATCGCTCCTCAACCTGATCGGCCAGTCACGACCTCGCTGCGCTCGGTCGTGGCCGATCAGAACCAGTTCATCGGGTCGACGGCCTTGCCGTTGGCCATGACCGTGAAGTGCAGGTGGCAGCCGGTCGACCAGCCGGTGCTGCCCTCGTAGCCGATGACCTGGCCCTCCTGGACCTGGTCGCCGACTCCCACGTTGTAGCTGCTGGCGTGGTTGTAGATGGTGGCCAGACCGACCCCCGCCATCGCGCCGTTGTCGATGATCAGCCGGTGGCCGTAGACGTCGCTCCAGTACGACGACACGACCCGCCCCGGCGCGGCGGCGCGCAGCGGGGTGCCGCAGCCGCCACCGAAGTCGACGCCGTCGTGGAGGCCCCAGTAGTGGTAGATCGGGTGCTCGCGGTAGCCGAACGGCGAGGTGACGTAGCCGTCGACCGGCTTGAGCAGCAGCCCGGTCGAGGTGCCCGACGACTGCGAGCGGGCCTGGGCACGCTGGCGGGCCAGCGCGCGGGCCGCGCGGCGCTTGAGCATCTCCTCGATCTTCTTCTGCTCGGCGAGGTGCTCGCGGAGCTTGGCCGCGTCCCGGGCCCGGGCCTTGCGGGCGCCCTCCTGGGCGTCGCGACGCTCGAGGACGAGGGAGACGACCGAGTCCTTGGCGGCCTGCTCCTCCGCCTCCAGGGCCTGCATCAGGCTGAGGTGCTCGGCGGCCGCCTGGCGCTTCGCGGCGACGTCGTCGCGCGCCGCGGAGACCTGCTGCTCCTGGACCTGCAGCAGCACCTCGGCCGCCTTCAGCTCGTCGTAGGCCCGCGCCTCCTGGCCGACGATCACGTCGCGCACGCCGTTGCGGCGGGTGAGCTCCTCGGTCGACTCCGCGTCGAGCAGGGAGGAGAACGCGATCAGCTCGGGGTCGCCCTCGGAGTACATGTCGGCGACCGTGGAGGCGACCTGCTCACGCTGGGCCTCCGCGTCGGCCCGGCCCTGGGTCAGGGCCGCCTCGGCGGCCGCGAGCGCGGCCTCGGCGGCGGCGAGCTCGGCCTGCATCTGCGCGTCGCGCTCCTGCGCCACCTCGACCTTGCCGCGCGCGGTGGCGAGCTCGGTCTTGGCGGTCGCGAGCTGGTCCCGGGCCGCGTCGAGGCGGGCGGTGGCCTCCTGCAGGTCGGCGCTCGACTCGTCGAGGTCGCGCTGGGCGCCCCTGACCTCGCGCTCGACCTGCTTCTGCTTGTCCTTGAGGTCGTCGGCGGCCTGCGCGACCGCGAAGGAGGACACACCCAGCGCCATCGCGAGGGCCATCGAGGTAGCCAGGCGGCGGTGGGCGGTACGGGGCAGCGTCAAGCGGGGAAGGGGACGCACCGGGGGAAGCCTTTGCGTTGGGGAAGCGGGGAAGGGTGACCTCCCCCGCCGTCGGCGACGGGAGGTCGAGGAGACGCTAACCCGCGCCGATCAGACTTTGAGGTATTTGCGCGTCAGCACGAGTGTCGGCAGCAGCGTGAGCAGCGGGCCGAGGATCGCGACCGACGCGGCGGAGAGCCAGAACTCGGGCATCCCGATCCACGGGACGAACTTGAGCCGGTTCTGCGACAGCTCGTCGATGCCGAAGTACATGAAGCCCGCCAGCGCCCCGACCGCGAGCGCCACGCCGATGAGCGCGGTCACCAGCGCCTCGAGGAGGAACGGCAGCGCGATGTAGAGCGTGGACGCTCCCACCAGCCGCATGATGCCGATCTCCTTGCGGCGCGCGAAGGCCGCCAGCCGGATGGTGTTGGCGACCAGCAGCAGCGCGGCGAAGACGAGGAACGCCGCCGTGCCGAGCGCGACCCACTGCAGCATGTTGATCGAGTCGAGGATCGGCGCCACCTGCTCGCGCATGTCACGCACCTTCGACACGCCGTCGAGGCCCTGCACCGCGCTGGTGATGCCCTCGTACTGCTCGGGGTCGTCGAGCGTGATCCAGATCGTCTGCGGCATGTCCTCCGCGGTGATCGCGGGGTTGTCGCCGGAGAACAGCTCGTCGCCGTAGAGCTCACGGGCCTTGTCGAGCGCCTGCTCGCTGGACTCGAAGTGGTAGTCGGCCACCTCGGGGTTGTCGTCGACGACCGCGGCGATCTCGGTCTTCTGCGCGTCGGTGACCGCGTTCGGGCAGACCGCGCTGCTGTCGTTGACGCGGCAGAGGTAGACGGTGATCTGGAGCTGGTTGCCCCAGTGGTCGGCGGCCTTGGCGGCCTGCTGGTTGAACAGCACGCCGAGGCCGACGAGGGTCAGCGACACGAACAGGGTGAGCACCACGGCCAGGTGCATCGACAGGTTGCGGCGCAGGCCCTGGCCGAGCTCGGAGTAGACGTAGCGAAGCTGCATGGAGGGAAGGCTCTCGATCTGCTGTGGCTGCTGTGGCTGCTGGGCGGGAGGTCAGTTCTGGTGGCCGTAGACGCCCTGCGCCTGGTCGCGCACGACGTGGCCGTTCTCGAGCTCGATGACCCGCTTGCGCATCTGGTCGACGATGGAGGAGTCGTGGGTGGCCATCACGACCGTGGTGCCCGTGCGGTTGATCCGGTCGAGCAGCTTCATGATGCCGACCGAGGTGGTCGGGTCGAGGTTTCCGGTCGGCTCGTCGGCGATGAGGATCATCGGCCGGTTGACGAACGCGCGGGCCACCGCGACGCGCTGCTGCTCGCCGCCGGAGAGCTCGTCGGGCATCCGGTCGCCCTTGCCGCCGAGGCCGACCAGCTCCAGGGTCTCGGGGACGACGTCCTTGATCTCCTTGCGCGACTTGCCGATCACCTGCAGGGCGAACGCGACGTTCTCGCTGACCGTCTTGTTGGGCAGGAGCCGGAAGTCCTGGAAGACGGTGCCGATGTCGCGACGCAGCCGCGGCACCTTCCAGCTCGCGAGCCGGTTGATCTCCTTGCCGGCGACGTAGACCCGGCCCGCGGTCGGGCGGTACTCCCGCAGCACCAGGCGGAGGAAGGTCGACTTGCCCGAGCCCGAGGACCCCACCAGGAAGACGAACTCCCCCTTCTCGACGTCGACGGAGATGTTGTCGAGCGCCGGGTGGGGGTGGCCGGGATAGGTCTTGGAGACCTTCTCGAAGCGAATCACGGCGTCGAGGCTACGTCAGGGGTGGACGCGATCCGCGAATCCCGGCCGCGGTGCAACCCCTGGAGTGCGTGGGGCGTGCCGGCGCGGTGGCGGCGCGAGGCCCGGGAGGTTTCGGACGTACGCCCCGGTGGGAGGATCCACCCCATGAGCTCGCCCAGCACCGGAGGACCCGCCACCACGCTGCAGGTGGACCCCGCGGCCCTGGAGTCGGCCGCAGGAGTCCTCGAGACGGCCGGGAGCGACCTCGCCGACGCGGCGCCCGGGCTGCGCACCAAGCCCGACGCGGGCGTGTCGACCGACGAGGTCGGCACCGCCCTCGCCTCGCTGGCCGAGGTGGTCGCCGCGGTCGCCGAGGAGGTCGCCTCGATGGCCGAGTCGGTCCGCACCACCGCCGCCGACGTGCGCGCCACCGACCAGGCGTCCGCGGCCTCCTCCCAGCAGCGTGCGGGGGGTCTCGCCCGATGAGCGACCTCCTCGACCTCGTCGTCCACGGCGACCCCGCGGCCTGTCGTACGGCCGCCACCGACATCGGCACCGCCCGGACGACCGTCACGACCGGCGTCGAGGACGTACGCCGGGCGGTGCGCACCGCCGGCACGTGGCAGGGGCAGGCGGGTGACGCCTTCGAGGTCCGCGTGGACGCCGCCGTCAAGGACCTGCGCGAGCTCGACAAGCGCCTGGAGTCCCTCGGCTCGGCGCTCACCGACTTCGCCGGCGAGCTCGACGTGGTCCGCTCGCGCATGGCCCACGCCCGCAGCGTCGGCGTCGCCGGCGGCGTGCGCACCAGCGGCGAGTCGCTCGTCCGGCCCGAGGCGCCGACGGACGCGACGCCCGCGCAGGTCACCGCGCACAACGACGTCGTGAAGGCCTGGAACGAGGCGGTCGAGGTCGCCGACGCCGCCCGCACCAAGGAGCAGGAGGCCCACAAGCGCCTCGGCGACGGCGTCAAGAAGTCCACCGGGGACGGCTTCGTGGTCGACCTGCTCCAGCGCCTCGGCTTCCTGCCCCCCGACTTCGCCGACGGCGACGACATCGGCTCGTGGCTCTTCGGCCTCGGCGGCCTGGGCTTCGGCGCCGGGGTGGGTTGGATGGTCAACGGCCGCTACGGCATCTTCCAGCCGCGGATCAACGGCCGCTTCGCCAGCGCCAGCGGCATGAGCTTCTGGCAGCGCGCCTGGGCGGCCGGCAACAGCGACAACTTCCACGCCCGGCCCTACAGCGCCGCGGCCCGCAACGGCTGGGCGACCGCCGGCAAGTGGGCCGGCCGCGCCGGCACCGTCGTCACGGCCGTCAGCGCCGGGTGGAACCAGTGGCAGGCCGACGCCGACGACCCGTCGATGGGCGACGTCGAGCGCGGCACCCGGGCCGGCACCATGGGCGCCACCACCGCCGCGGGCGCCTGGGCGGGCGCCCAGGGCGGCGCGTGGGCCGGCGGCGCGATCGGCACCGCCATCTGCCCGGGCGTCGGCACCGTCGTCGGCGGCGTCGTCGGCGGCATCGTCGGCGGTGCGATCGGCGGCTTCGTCGGCTCCGAGGTCGGCCAGGCGATCCTCGACCCGGTCGGCGACGCCGCGGACGCTGCGGCAGACTGGGCCGGTGACCGGCTCTCCGACGCCGGGGACGCCCTGTCCGACGTCGGTGACGCGCTCTCGTTCTGGGACTGAGGCGATGATCTACCTGCTCATGCTGCTCGGCGGCCTCGCGCTCGCCGGGTTCAACACCTGGCAGCGGCTCGGGCGTACGCCCGCCGCGCGGCGCTGGGCCCGCGGCACGCACCGCGACTTCGCCCAGCGCAACGTCCTCGTGCTCTGGCCGGCGCTCGCCGTCACCCTGGTCGGGGGCGCCCTGCTGGGCGCGGCCGAGCGGCTCGACGCACCCGCGTGGCCCGGGGTGGTGCTGGTCGTCGCGGGGCTGCTGACCTGGCTGGCCTACGCCGCGCTGCCGCTGCCCGTCCCGTCACTGGTCCAGCCGCGGTGGTACCGCGAGCAGGTCGGGTCGGCCCGTGCCTGACCTCCCCCGCTTCTCGCCGCCGGCGGTGCCACAGGGGTGGGACAAGGTGGCCCGTCCGGGCCCCGGCACCCTCTGGACCGCCGTCGAGCCGCTCGACCTCGACCGGCCCGACCGGTTCCGAGCCAACCTCGTCCTGACCTGCGACGACCTTGGCGGCCTCACCTTCCGCGACTGGCAGGTGGCCTCCGACGAGGTGCTGCCGCGGATGCTGCGCGACTACCTCGTCGTCGACCTCGAGCGGCTCGAGGTCGACGGGCGTCCGGGCGGTCGCCGGCTGGCCCACCACGTCGACGCCTCGGCCCGCGCGCTCACCCTCGAGCAGTGGTTCGTCGCCGACGCCGGCCGCGGGTGGACGCTGACCGCGACCGTCGAGACCTGGGACTACGACGCGCTGGCCGACGAGCTCGCCGAGGTGGCCGCCGCGTGGCGTCCGCTGACCGGTGACCCGGCGCCCGTGCCGGTCGGGGGCGGCGCATGATCACCGCGCAGGACGGCGTGGTCCGCCTCGACGACGCCGGTGTCACGGCCCTCCTCGGCGCCGGCGACCTCGACCCCGCCACCGCCCGCGAGCTCGACGGTGCCGGCGTCGGCGAGGCCGTGGCGACGCTGCGTGACCCGCTCGTCACCCTCGAGGTGCTGCTGGCCGGCGACGGCCTCCAGCGGCACCGCGCCGCGGTCGACGCCGAGCGCGCCGTGGTCGTCCTCGCGGTCCGGCCCGGCCTCCACCAGCTGATGGTGCTGCCGCCGTCGCACCTCGCCGCGGCCCTCGTGCGGATGACGCGCACGGGCCTCGCCGCGTGACCGGCGGCGGGCGGCGTCCGGCCCCGGACGACCTGGCCGCGCGGCTCCTCGCCGACGACGACGAGGTCCGCCGGGCGGCGCTCGGCGAGGTCGGTGCGGCCGTCGCCTGGCGGGTGCGTGTCGGCTGGGCCGGCGAGCGGCGCGACCTCGTCGCGGTCGACGGCGCCGACGGCACCCACGTCCTGGACGACGAGTCGGGCGCGCTCCTGCCGACCACCGCGACCACGCTCTACCGGGTGTTCAGCACCGTCCTGCCGCCCGGCGCGCTCGAGCCCGACGAGTAGTCAGGCGCCGCGGCGCCACTCCAGCGTCGCCGGGTCGGCGCCGAGCAGCGCGAGCGCGTCCCGGGCCAGGCCCGCGACGCGGGCCGCCTCGGCGTGCGGCAGGACGCACCAGTACGCGGGGTAGGACGGCTGGGTGCCGGTCGGGTCGTCGTCGCCCGGGGCGAGCCAGCCGAGGTCGCGCAGCCGCTGGTGGGTGGCGGCGTCGACGTCCCAGTCGCCGCCGAAGGACGTCGCGCCGACGCACTCGGCGTAGGCCAGGTCGCCGTCGCGCCGGGCCTGGACCCAGCGGACCGGGTCGGGCGCCGGACGACGACGCAGCAGCCCGCGGGCGGGTGCACGGGGCGGCTCGGGCTCCGTCACGACGACGAACTCGCCGTCGCCGAGCGAGGCGAGCTCACCCTCGAGCCGGTCCCGGACCGCGTCCCAGGCCGACATCCCGGGTCAGGCCTCGACCTTCTCCGCCCCGCGGCGCCAGCGGATGCCGGCCTCCATGAAGTCGTCGAGGTCGCCGTCGAAGACCGCGCTGGGGTTGCCGGACTCGAAGCCGGTGCGCAGGTCCTTGACGATCTGGTACGGGTTGAGGACGTAGTTGCGCATCTGGTCGCCCCAGCTCGCGGCGACGTCGCCCTTGAGCTCCTTCTTGAGC
Above is a genomic segment from Nocardioides okcheonensis containing:
- the ftsE gene encoding cell division ATP-binding protein FtsE, which codes for MIRFEKVSKTYPGHPHPALDNISVDVEKGEFVFLVGSSGSGKSTFLRLVLREYRPTAGRVYVAGKEINRLASWKVPRLRRDIGTVFQDFRLLPNKTVSENVAFALQVIGKSRKEIKDVVPETLELVGLGGKGDRMPDELSGGEQQRVAVARAFVNRPMILIADEPTGNLDPTTSVGIMKLLDRINRTGTTVVMATHDSSIVDQMRKRVIELENGHVVRDQAQGVYGHQN
- a CDS encoding amidohydrolase family protein encodes the protein MTDPRAFAEDLGLPGLQDLHTHFLPPRVMAKVRAQFDSAGPLIGRPWPLHYRDEDDALVEVLRSFGVRRFTALPYAHKPDMAEFLNDWAAGFAARVPEAAVCGTFFPEPGVEAYVAARSDPGPGRVEVWKVHVQVGAFTVTDPLLDEAWGILADTGAPVVLHAGSGPVPTEHTGPAPVADLLRRHPRLRLVVAHAGAPEYAEFLALAEDHERVALDTTMAFTPFFEEMGGAYPPDLLPRVRDLGLAGRVHLGSDFPNIPYPYAVQLDALARLDLGEEWLRAVCWDNTAALLG
- the smpB gene encoding SsrA-binding protein SmpB, which produces MAKEQGQKMVAQNKKARHDYHIEDTWEAGLVLMGTEVKSLRQGRASLVDGFAEIDGGEAWLLGVHIPEYSQGTWTNHAARRRRKLLLNRSEIDKIERKITDKGYTIVPLSLYFKDGRAKVEIALAKGKKAYDKRHTLAERQANREKVEAVQRRLKGHRD
- a CDS encoding extracellular solute-binding protein: MVRIKKTLTGLAVTALAVTSLAACGSDDDPSGGDGGPESADIRVWLNGTDTPQEARDWLKKTFEDDHPGSTLTIEQQEWDGLVEKLTTSLSSESETPDVVEIGNTQAPTFTSAGAFADLTDDLGDLGGDDLLPGFVDGATVDGATYAVPYYAGSKYIFYRKDLLEEAGLEVPTTLDEFVQTAVALKEANPKPANFSGFWFPGQDWRNGAAFVWAAGGDLATEDGGEWTPALSSPESVAGLEMAQELFEKASGAPKDGNEADPWTPFCAGEVGMMSTPGWVKGLIEAEDTGCPDTFAKQMGVFALPGADGSPAPVLLGGSDIAIAAKSPNQDLAQDAVALMLSDDYQTILAEAGLTPAKESLASLLGDDDYAAATIEAASNAKLTPAAPGWANVEGSRVLEDLFSAIAQGGDVTDLATKADEQMSGQLNG
- a CDS encoding M23 family metallopeptidase encodes the protein MTLPRTAHRRLATSMALAMALGVSSFAVAQAADDLKDKQKQVEREVRGAQRDLDESSADLQEATARLDAARDQLATAKTELATARGKVEVAQERDAQMQAELAAAEAALAAAEAALTQGRADAEAQREQVASTVADMYSEGDPELIAFSSLLDAESTEELTRRNGVRDVIVGQEARAYDELKAAEVLLQVQEQQVSAARDDVAAKRQAAAEHLSLMQALEAEEQAAKDSVVSLVLERRDAQEGARKARARDAAKLREHLAEQKKIEEMLKRRAARALARQRAQARSQSSGTSTGLLLKPVDGYVTSPFGYREHPIYHYWGLHDGVDFGGGCGTPLRAAAPGRVVSSYWSDVYGHRLIIDNGAMAGVGLATIYNHASSYNVGVGDQVQEGQVIGYEGSTGWSTGCHLHFTVMANGKAVDPMNWF
- a CDS encoding WXG100 family type VII secretion target, which produces MSDLLDLVVHGDPAACRTAATDIGTARTTVTTGVEDVRRAVRTAGTWQGQAGDAFEVRVDAAVKDLRELDKRLESLGSALTDFAGELDVVRSRMAHARSVGVAGGVRTSGESLVRPEAPTDATPAQVTAHNDVVKAWNEAVEVADAARTKEQEAHKRLGDGVKKSTGDGFVVDLLQRLGFLPPDFADGDDIGSWLFGLGGLGFGAGVGWMVNGRYGIFQPRINGRFASASGMSFWQRAWAAGNSDNFHARPYSAAARNGWATAGKWAGRAGTVVTAVSAGWNQWQADADDPSMGDVERGTRAGTMGATTAAGAWAGAQGGAWAGGAIGTAICPGVGTVVGGVVGGIVGGAIGGFVGSEVGQAILDPVGDAADAAADWAGDRLSDAGDALSDVGDALSFWD
- a CDS encoding TY-Chap domain-containing protein, coding for MSAWDAVRDRLEGELASLGDGEFVVVTEPEPPRAPARGLLRRRPAPDPVRWVQARRDGDLAYAECVGATSFGGDWDVDAATHQRLRDLGWLAPGDDDPTGTQPSYPAYWCVLPHAEAARVAGLARDALALLGADPATLEWRRGA
- the ftsX gene encoding permease-like cell division protein FtsX, with translation MQLRYVYSELGQGLRRNLSMHLAVVLTLFVSLTLVGLGVLFNQQAAKAADHWGNQLQITVYLCRVNDSSAVCPNAVTDAQKTEIAAVVDDNPEVADYHFESSEQALDKARELYGDELFSGDNPAITAEDMPQTIWITLDDPEQYEGITSAVQGLDGVSKVRDMREQVAPILDSINMLQWVALGTAAFLVFAALLLVANTIRLAAFARRKEIGIMRLVGASTLYIALPFLLEALVTALIGVALAVGALAGFMYFGIDELSQNRLKFVPWIGMPEFWLSAASVAILGPLLTLLPTLVLTRKYLKV
- a CDS encoding ROK family transcriptional regulator, which translates into the protein MTPHTPVGRPLRPQGKLLQEDARRHHRSLLLQQLFREGPASRADLARASGLTRVTVSDLVGEMVADGLVTELGAPAESRVGKPPTLVGLAADSSHVIALDLSETDRMTGAVVNLAGTVLSHHTVHVDGAVGEEAVRLVVELATALRAMTDRPVLGIGVGSPGIVDSAGTVVDAPNLAWTDLPLAARLDAELDLPVYVANDANTAVLGEHTFGDSGDGGLMVIRVGTGVGAGLVVGGSLLHGHLGAAGEIGHVVVDPSGDPCACSRTGCLETVLSAPRLRRRTSAPGVDGAAVLAAVGTRLGEVLAPIVAVLNLHEVVLSGPTELLDGPLLDAADRTIRERTMPISSAGLTVRTSKLGEDVVVVGAAVLVLAGELGVS